The genomic interval ataatctcaaatcctataCTTTAAATCTTATAACACtggacaaaataataaatttattttaattataacacaAGACAACCACATACTTGAcaagacaaaataaaaaatatgttaattaagaGGAATACTAACGTGACAAAacttaaataattcaaattaatttttgtattcaacaaaaaaacataccaaattaaaatcaacaataccatgaaaaaaaacaaaaatatgttaataTGAGAAATATGAAGAACTTAAAAAAAGAATCgacaaaaacaacattaaaggATGAGAACATATATAAAGGAACGTAAAAGGATGAAATTCTCCACATTTGTACTATCAGAACAAGGTGTCAATTGGTGTATGTATTATTCACCAGGGAGCTAATTTGATTTCAATGCCAACAAGGAGATTGGGTATCCCAACCCACCATCTCATGatgaatttgttttataaatgaAATGATTATTACTTCTAAATAATAAAAGCAAAAATGTTTTCtatcaaaaattgaaaaataataaactacAAAGAATATAAGATGTAGATTCATCCAGGAGTACTAATGAAATCTCAAAATGTTATGGAATAGGACAAACATTTTCTTCATAGGATAAGTAACTCTAAATTAGAAAAGTTACAGTTTCTAATGAATATTtcatcttcaaaaaaaaaaaaatttaaattataaatttcttaATTAAAACGTTAATCCACTTCGTAATCCGTAATCCGTATCATCTAACTCAATAAATTCTCACTTGCTACTGCAGTTTCTATATTGACCAGCGCAAGCATTTTGTccatcttaattaaaaaaatgtaaaaatataaaaatgttggGCATTTACAAGACACATTCGGTAGACGGCACAAAATAAAGTACTAATTTATTGTCGATCACTTTATCGATCAATTTAAAGTGCAAAAGGAAATTTGATTAGTGCTCTTCAAAACAATTTTCTGTCgtcatcatatttttttatttataaatctcTTGATGCTATCATTTTCTCCAATCCAACGTCTTTTTGAGGTTTCCTATGTTCCCAGGAACCAAAAAATTCTTGCAGAGGGATTATGAGACGCAGTATTATTTTAAGCTATTTTGTATGGTTTTGGGAGCACTGCCGTCGGTTTGGTGAATATTACACGTGAACATCAAACTATATGCTACTCAACTCATCTTAGTACTTAACTATTACGAAAATCCAAACTATTATGTCTATAATTGATTAGTTTTATAgcattaaaataagttttacatTAGTTGCTGCACCTGCTGAGATAATccaaaacaaattgaaaattgtaactcacaaaattcatataaatgatatattaagAGAGTTTTTCTTTTATACTCCATCTCAAATTGTTATATTTAAGTTCTgcgtaatttttaataaaatattcttttaattgattttatcgacaaatttaatattatttaaacttttttttaatagaaaatcaCTCTTATTAATTAGAGTGGAATTCAATTTAAATGAAAACATTAATAATCAGATTAAACGGCATATAGAAAGAACAAAACGTACTTTTGTTCATTTTGTTGGTCGCACCATTTTTAAtcgaataaaagaaaaaagatgtaGTGAACGTGTTGGCCTTGAGCAAAGGTTGCGCTTTGAGATACAAACAAGAAGGCATCACAATTAATGCGTCTTTGCAATAAATTGCTTTGAACTTATATCttatcaaattaaatcataCATAAAAAGTAGTGTTTTAGTAATTAGTAATGCTATATGAGCCGACAGATTTTTCGTATGATTTGGGCGATAGTTTTGAaacatccattttttttttctattccTTTTCTGTTTCGACTTTTGGATCTTTCTTAaactataataaaaagaattaaaaataatttaaaaattaaattattataaatattaaaattaagtctCTACTATTATTCTAAACCTTTTTAATTTAGTTATCGTAACGTCACCACAAAAtcaaaattgtcattttttgtGTTTAATGCCATCAACtattacaaaaacataaataatcatGAGTTAAGGGTGGGTTAAGGGTGCGATAGCATTGGctatccatttttatttattttaatgttaacatatttttatatttaattgtttatctttttaataaattgctatatttttatatttaattatatcattttttttttaaatttaagacagttaagaaaatatatttgataaataaatttatttaatttattttgattttttttaatttccaaAACAATTATgcaagttttttttaaattttagttaattttattaccgttaaatataatttatcttcttttaATTATTACCAATACAAATTATACGTTTTAGTTTATctgacaaatattaatattattaaataaaatataatattaatattattaaataaaatataatattttaaatataaatttgaaacaTTACAATTGTGtatgtaaatttttaattaataatatttatcatttcgTTTATAGACAACAAAAGTaatctctttttaattttatataaaaaaatatttatttaattatgtttagGGATGTAATACTCTTTTTCATAACTAATTTTTTGATGGCACTTTAAGTAAAAGTTATCTAGatttatataaaagataaaataaaaattgacctATTTTTTAGagatcaaattaattttcacaatttttttcaaatattaaaataaatctttactttaaaaagtaaaacaaaaattaaaaataaaattattatttttcttaaaattatatCTGCACGTGAAAAGTGGAGATGGTACGCTTAATCCTATTGATTGCCCTACACAATGGGCTACATTGATAACTTTGTTCAATGCAAAAactggaagaaaagaaaaataggtTCGTTCGTCACATTTATTTGTTTTCGTAAACATTACCATTTCTCTTTAACAGTATCTACACATTAACTTCATTAcatactttttatatatataaaactttataattaagaacGAAACTATTACATGTAATATAAATCCTAAACCTAGTGTTTAGATCCACCTGAAAATAATAGtagaaataatttatcatatgtttacgagcatgtttaatttattttaacaaactTCTTGCAATAGTTTATGaattaatgtttaattaaattatttactaaattacacaatttttttataaagatgaAAGAAAAAGACCAATAAAAAAACTACAATTTTAAATGAACTAAATTGTATTTACAAGAAAAACAAACTATAACtagaaaagataaaagattcAAATATTCAACAAATTATTCGAAGCGATATCCTAATTTGtgaatcaatcaacacattTATTTCTACAACGATATGTTGATTTATTTCTATAACGATATGttgaaagacatatttttaagataatatgaaattataggGGTACAGTCTCAATTGTAAGGATATGATTACTATTTGTTTTGTCAAGAAAATGTGGATTCAAGATAAATAGGTTAAGCCCAAGGcgatattgttaaaaaaaaatattgatttttgtaTCTCATTTAAATCTATACTCTTATGTCTGATCTTCCCAAACTATCCTCATGGTCAATACTAAAAgtaaaaacattaaaacaatTCACATATATCCTATTTGAAAAAcatagaaaaatttataaattactgttcaacttttttttatctatagaaaattttaaaaacaaaaaatttgataaacaaaaatttctcaatttatttttgcaCACCAGATATttcaaaaacaattattttatttattagaaattttgaaattgaattttttacctactgaaaattttaaaaataagttttttaacctatgaaaattttgaaaacgaAAAATTTAGTAAACaaaaatttttctcaatttttttttgcataccAGGAAATTTCAAAACGAATTTTTTATCTATCCAAAATTTCAAAAGCAAAAAAATTTGATAGGTAAAAAGATAtccaaaaataagtaaaaatatagaataacattgggtttttttaaaaaattgtgtgAGTAAAGATCAAAGTGAGGAGTATCAAATCTGAGTTTGTGTCAAATAAGAACAAGTAATGGGCTTCATGGGcttgaacaaaataaaaataaaaataaaaataaaaataaaaataaccagtaattagattctgtcaaattaATCATGATATGAATTtgatataaattgaaaaaacagaCTAAGCGCGCTTATCGGTTATTTCCCTCCGAAGCAAGATTGAGATCGATGGCGGGATCGGAGTCAGCACCAGCAGAAGCAGAAACCGAAAACCACCTCTCTTCTCTCATCTACGGTGCGTCATAAACAACTCAATCACTGCATTTAATAAACCTAGTTTCTAATTCGAATTATTTGCGATGCGATCCTAACTAAATGCATGTGTGAAATGTAAATAGTGTATAATTTACTACTATATAGTTAATGCACGGTTTGATTGATTGTTGAATACTAATTATTATGCCAAACCGTGCAGACATATCAAATGAAGCTCAAGCTATCATGGAAAACATGCTTAAGATGATCGCGTTAGTTATCTAttcatcattatttatttattttattataagattaaattttattttgtgctTTTTGATCTACTAGCTTTTTGTACTCATTTTGCAgtgaaataaatcaaaattctgCAGTGATAGAAGAAGAAATAGAGAAGTGTAAAGGTTCTGCTATAGAGAGGAAAACAGCTTTAGATGAAGAGAGAGATCATTTTCAAAAAGCTGCTTATGCTGTTCTCGACATGTTAAACAGAGATTAAAAAGTCCTAGGGTATTATTCcatctatttcattttaattttagttttaatttacaCGAATTTTAGTATTTCCACATATTTCAATTTTGATGCGTGtttttcttacttttttttcttcttaattttagTTTTCATCATTTTAGAGGATTGTCATTATCTCTGTTTGATGTGATGATTAGAGGATATATAACTCATCATTGTCTCTTAAGGCACTTAGATCTTCTACTTCTGAGCCGTCAGCCATAACAATTTTGCTTCCTCTTTTTCCAAACTTTTTCTCTGCGCACAAAAATCATGAATCAACCTagtcacattttttttataatttattgtgaCTTGTGaatgaaagaataaaattataatgttatgcgcaattgatttttattatgaagcATTGCGCGTGGAATGAAATCAAAGAAGGGGATGAATGattgcctttttttttctttcatcctATTTTTgattaaactttattttgtttttctatttctcAACTTTATTCAATTGTGAAACCACTCAGAATCTTTTGGAGTCATGCATGCATTTTGGATTGTAGCTAGTTATACTCATACCTGCTACTCTGAAAAGATCTTCGACTGAATCTGGTAGAATAATGAGCTTCGGTGTTGttccatttttaattttttcatttggtTGATGTCCGTGAATTTTGACTCTAATGGGGTCTAGGTTTGACAGTGGACTGGAATTTTCTGTTTGTCCTGCAGTAATTAGTATGAGCCTATGAGTTAATATAGGTAAGCAGGTAAATAATGTCATTTATCTCAgaaaaaatctgattttttttgaTGAATTCCATAGCCTTATCAATTTGAGATACTACGATTAAGCACATAAACTGTAGATAGCAACCTAGGCCACCCTTCCATATCCATTGTCAATTGAGCTAAAATTGCAATAAAGCtggttttgtttataaaatatatcttttaagcTTGGTACTACAAGGAATGCTGCATTCACGAAGGGGAAATCCTGTGTGCACAGCCTCATAATGATGCATGTAAATGTTTCTGTGGTGCTGTGTTTTACATAAACCTTAAATTTCAATTAGTTATTGTTTTAATGCTTCTACACAATGTCTACCCACTAGTATAGTGATTAAGGTTACCTTTGTATTGATCATCTTCATCGCATGTGCTGTCATTTTGTGTTGGGCGCTGCAAGAAGAAAACAATATCCCTCGTATATGACATGGTTCATTGAGATGTAAATATGTGGCAAAAATTATAATAGATGCCATAAAGTCTTTAGTTTCTAG from Cicer arietinum cultivar CDC Frontier isolate Library 1 chromosome 5, Cicar.CDCFrontier_v2.0, whole genome shotgun sequence carries:
- the LOC101503210 gene encoding uncharacterized protein, yielding MAGSESAPAEAETENHLSSLIYDISNEAQAIMENMLKMIAEINQNSAVIEEEIEKCKGSAIERKTALDEERDHFQKAAYAVLDMLNRD